Proteins encoded in a region of the Saccharothrix ecbatanensis genome:
- a CDS encoding Rv0361 family membrane protein, producing the protein MPWILGGAGALVVIVVAVVLILNMTGGSNGTAKDAADSYAAAINAKDFDKVRSLTCAEHHDEIDDMKKLYDPATMSAEIEKQLESLPAEMRKEAQKSIDKAKDVKVTLAVDNVVEKSDTTAEASMSVKYENVPEDMKSLMKDQKAAKIPFKKTDSGWVACD; encoded by the coding sequence ATGCCGTGGATCCTGGGCGGCGCCGGCGCCCTCGTCGTCATCGTCGTGGCGGTCGTCCTGATCCTCAACATGACCGGCGGCAGCAACGGCACCGCGAAGGACGCCGCCGACTCTTACGCGGCGGCGATCAACGCGAAGGACTTCGACAAGGTCCGCTCGCTGACCTGCGCCGAGCACCACGACGAGATCGACGACATGAAGAAGCTCTACGACCCCGCGACGATGAGCGCGGAGATCGAGAAGCAGCTCGAAAGCCTGCCCGCGGAGATGCGGAAGGAAGCCCAGAAGTCGATCGACAAGGCGAAGGACGTCAAGGTCACCCTCGCCGTCGACAACGTGGTCGAGAAGTCCGACACGACTGCCGAAGCCTCGATGTCGGTGAAGTACGAGAACGTGCCCGAGGACATGAAGTCGCTCATGAAGGACCAGAAGGCCGCGAAGATCCCGTTCAAGAAGACGGACAGCGGCTGGGTCGCCTGCGACTGA
- a CDS encoding tRNA (adenine-N1)-methyltransferase: MSTASGPFQPGDRVQLTDPKGRHYTIVLEPGKEYHTHRGALSHDQLIGQPEGSVVVSVGGTSFLALRPLLSDYVLSMPRGAQVIYPKDAAQIVMYGDVFPGARVLEAGAGSGALTCSLLRAVGEKGSVTSFEVRQDHADHAIRNVEQFFGERPGNWSLTVADVNEHEGEVDRVVLDMLAPWDVLPAVSRSLIPGGVLVVYVATTTQLSKVTEAIREQQHWTEPHAWETLVRPWHVVGLAVRPEHRMIGHTAFLLTTRRLADGVTPLRPQRRPSKG, encoded by the coding sequence GTGAGCACCGCCAGTGGTCCGTTCCAACCGGGTGACCGGGTGCAGTTGACCGACCCGAAGGGACGGCACTACACGATCGTGCTCGAACCGGGCAAGGAGTACCACACCCACCGCGGCGCGTTGTCGCACGACCAGCTGATCGGGCAGCCCGAGGGGTCCGTGGTGGTGTCCGTCGGCGGCACTTCGTTCCTCGCGCTGAGGCCGCTGCTGTCCGACTACGTGCTGTCGATGCCGCGCGGCGCGCAGGTGATCTACCCCAAGGACGCCGCCCAGATCGTGATGTACGGGGACGTGTTCCCCGGCGCGCGGGTGCTGGAGGCCGGCGCCGGTTCGGGTGCGCTGACCTGCTCGTTGCTGCGCGCGGTGGGTGAGAAGGGCAGCGTGACGTCGTTCGAGGTCCGCCAGGACCACGCCGACCACGCGATCCGCAACGTCGAGCAGTTCTTCGGCGAGCGGCCGGGCAACTGGTCGCTGACCGTCGCCGACGTGAACGAGCACGAGGGCGAGGTCGACCGGGTCGTCCTGGACATGCTCGCGCCGTGGGACGTGCTGCCCGCCGTCTCCCGCAGCCTCATCCCCGGCGGCGTGCTGGTGGTGTACGTGGCGACCACGACGCAGCTGTCGAAGGTGACCGAGGCGATCCGTGAGCAGCAGCACTGGACCGAGCCGCACGCGTGGGAGACCCTCGTCCGGCCGTGGCACGTGGTGGGCCTGGCGGTGCGGCCCGAGCACCGGATGATCGGGCACACGGCGTTCCTGCTGACCACTCGCAGGCTGGCCGACGGCGTCACCCCGCTCCGGCCGCAGCGCCGACCGTCCAAGGGCTGA